In a single window of the Photobacterium profundum SS9 genome:
- the cysS gene encoding cysteine--tRNA ligase: MSQPELLLFDTMARELRPFNSIRANKVGLYACGPTVYDYAHAGNLRTYLFVDVLRRTLEINGYEVNHVMNITDVGHLVSDADTGEDKMEKGARKQNKSAWEIAQFFEQAFFDDLKLLNISTPSVTCRATEHIQEQIKFIQELETKGFTYQTSDGVYFNTDRLADYGKLARLDKQGLEAGIRVEMAEKKHPTDFALWKFSGDKPRQMEWQGPWGIGFPGWHIECSAMAEKYLGDVFDIHVGGEDHIPVHHTNEIAQCQAKNGHVQANYWLHGYFLQLKKEKISKSGTSLRLDALVAKGYEPMAYRYLTLTSHYRSHLSFTWEGLSGAQKALHRLRNKVAFLPSNGNVDESYRELFMRHINRDLNMPQALALVWDVLNSELLPENKRATALFFDRILGLDIHKIETVEIPEHISRLVELRTQVKRQGNFKKADAIRNQIHDLGYQVNDSGDGSTVTIRS; encoded by the coding sequence ATGAGCCAACCAGAACTTCTACTATTCGACACGATGGCGCGCGAACTACGCCCATTCAATTCCATTCGGGCAAATAAAGTGGGGCTGTATGCTTGTGGCCCGACCGTTTATGACTATGCTCACGCAGGCAATTTGCGAACCTATCTTTTTGTGGATGTATTACGGCGCACACTTGAGATAAATGGCTATGAAGTGAATCACGTTATGAACATCACCGATGTTGGACACTTGGTATCTGATGCCGACACCGGTGAAGACAAGATGGAGAAAGGGGCTCGAAAACAGAATAAATCGGCCTGGGAAATAGCTCAATTTTTTGAACAAGCCTTCTTCGATGATCTCAAGCTGCTGAATATCTCAACGCCTTCTGTTACTTGCCGTGCGACGGAGCATATTCAAGAACAAATTAAATTTATCCAAGAGTTAGAAACCAAAGGCTTTACCTATCAAACCTCTGATGGTGTTTACTTCAACACCGACAGATTAGCCGACTATGGCAAACTCGCCAGACTTGATAAACAGGGGTTGGAAGCTGGGATTCGAGTCGAAATGGCAGAAAAGAAACACCCTACCGATTTTGCTTTATGGAAATTCAGCGGTGATAAGCCACGACAGATGGAGTGGCAAGGCCCTTGGGGTATTGGCTTTCCTGGTTGGCACATTGAGTGTTCCGCCATGGCAGAAAAATACCTAGGTGATGTATTCGATATTCACGTTGGCGGCGAAGACCACATCCCAGTTCATCACACTAATGAAATAGCGCAGTGCCAAGCGAAAAATGGTCATGTTCAAGCCAATTATTGGCTGCATGGATACTTCCTACAATTGAAGAAAGAGAAGATTTCTAAATCAGGTACTTCACTACGTTTGGACGCTTTGGTCGCAAAAGGTTATGAACCAATGGCGTATCGTTATCTTACTTTGACTAGTCATTATCGCAGCCATCTGAGCTTCACGTGGGAAGGATTAAGTGGAGCACAGAAAGCTTTGCACAGGTTACGTAACAAAGTGGCATTTTTACCGAGTAACGGCAACGTCGATGAAAGTTACCGCGAATTATTTATGAGGCACATTAACCGAGACCTCAATATGCCTCAAGCACTTGCTTTAGTTTGGGACGTTTTGAATAGCGAACTACTTCCAGAAAACAAGAGAGCAACAGCTTTGTTCTTCGACCGTATTTTAGGGTTGGATATTCATAAAATCGAAACGGTTGAAATACCAGAACATATCTCAAGACTGGTGGAGTTAAGAACACAGGTGAAACGGCAAGGAAATTTTAAAAAAGCCGATGCGATTCGTAATCAAATACATGACTTAGGTTATCAGGTTAATGATTCAGGCGATGGTTCAACGGTAACAATACGCTCATGA
- a CDS encoding PH domain-containing protein, protein MGLFDAILGNAGEMSIADATEELSTILGPNEHIEIAYKLVRDMIVLTDQRLLLIDKQGLTGKKVEYRSIPYKAITMYTVESTGHFDLDAELKVWVSGQSEPISLEFNGKTNIYAMQGVLTAKIAGK, encoded by the coding sequence ATGGGACTATTTGACGCTATTTTAGGTAATGCTGGTGAAATGAGCATCGCAGATGCAACAGAAGAGCTTTCTACCATTCTAGGGCCTAACGAACACATAGAGATCGCATACAAATTAGTTCGCGATATGATTGTGTTAACCGACCAGCGTTTACTGCTTATCGACAAACAAGGATTAACTGGGAAAAAAGTTGAATATCGCTCGATTCCTTATAAAGCGATCACCATGTATACCGTTGAGTCTACTGGCCACTTCGATTTAGATGCAGAATTAAAAGTATGGGTTTCAGGGCAATCAGAGCCCATTAGCCTTGAGTTTAATGGCAAAACCAATATCTACGCGATGCAAGGTGTACTCACAGCTAAAATCGCAGGTAAGTAG
- a CDS encoding methyltransferase domain-containing protein: MNVYKVHNAHSNLLQTYVKELTLASKQGPILDLACGSGRNGLYLARLGLPVIFADQDKEKLQTIERIIKEEKLTSTTWLVDLESGDDHLIDNQYGAIIVFRYLHRPLFNSLKRSVKPSGVVIYETFNEAQRKFGRPQNPDFLLQENELIDTFSHWHILHQFEGEVGDPTCSISQVVAQRNGR; encoded by the coding sequence ATGAACGTTTATAAGGTACATAACGCGCATTCAAATTTACTTCAAACCTATGTAAAAGAGCTAACACTCGCTTCTAAACAGGGGCCAATACTCGACCTAGCATGTGGAAGTGGTCGGAATGGATTGTATCTTGCTCGTTTAGGTCTTCCTGTCATTTTTGCTGATCAAGATAAAGAAAAGTTACAGACAATTGAACGTATCATTAAGGAAGAAAAGCTGACGTCAACAACATGGTTGGTTGATCTTGAGTCTGGTGACGATCACCTAATCGACAATCAATACGGCGCTATTATTGTATTCCGTTATTTACACCGTCCGCTATTTAATTCACTTAAACGTAGTGTTAAGCCTTCTGGTGTTGTGATTTATGAAACATTTAATGAAGCTCAACGAAAATTTGGTCGTCCACAAAATCCAGACTTTTTATTACAAGAAAACGAATTAATTGATACTTTTAGTCATTGGCATATTTTGCATCAGTTTGAAGGTGAAGTTGGGGATCCTACTTGTTCAATTTCTCAGGTTGTTGCTCAGCGTAACGGTAGATAG
- a CDS encoding PolC-type DNA polymerase III, with the protein MKTGSIQHSDNANTVIVLDFETTGLSPTQGDRAIEIGAVLMENGEVVDRFQKLMNPGFRVSSFIESYTGITNNMLRTAAPCDEVMDQFTDFIGDYNLVAHNASFDKRFLDAELDIINRSYGGEFACSMLIARRLYQNAPNHKLGSLVAYKNIDHDGVFHRALADSEMTAKLWLQMLEDMRNQFHIIQPSFTLMQQVSKKTKAAVPTFLHKIATT; encoded by the coding sequence GTGAAAACTGGTTCGATTCAACACTCTGATAATGCAAACACCGTTATCGTTCTCGATTTCGAAACCACGGGTTTATCACCAACCCAAGGTGACCGTGCAATTGAGATCGGTGCCGTATTAATGGAAAATGGCGAAGTGGTTGATCGCTTTCAAAAGTTAATGAATCCGGGTTTTAGAGTGAGCAGCTTTATCGAAAGTTATACTGGTATCACTAACAATATGCTTCGCACTGCAGCCCCCTGCGATGAAGTAATGGATCAATTTACCGATTTTATCGGCGATTATAATCTTGTTGCTCACAATGCATCATTTGACAAACGATTTCTAGATGCTGAACTAGACATCATTAATCGAAGCTATGGCGGAGAATTCGCCTGTTCTATGCTTATTGCGCGTCGTTTATATCAAAATGCACCAAATCATAAATTGGGCAGCTTAGTTGCCTATAAAAACATTGATCACGATGGCGTATTTCACCGTGCATTAGCCGATTCAGAAATGACGGCTAAACTGTGGCTACAAATGCTTGAAGATATGCGAAATCAATTCCATATAATTCAGCCTTCATTTACTTTAATGCAGCAAGTATCAAAAAAAACGAAAGCGGCTGTGCCTACATTTCTACATAAAATCGCAACGACATAA
- a CDS encoding DoxX family protein — translation MNNGLIMAGRVLLGLYFLVPGIMKFVAWDMHVGLMAKHGMVFIPFFLAAAAIFQVVAGTALIVNRYTGIVSVFLALLVLAINVNLHDFWNLDGLEGAHEMQNFIKNMGIFAGLLILAGHNLPKSAEK, via the coding sequence ATGAATAATGGATTGATAATGGCTGGCCGTGTCTTGTTAGGTTTGTATTTCTTAGTGCCTGGTATTATGAAATTTGTCGCGTGGGATATGCACGTCGGTCTGATGGCAAAGCATGGCATGGTGTTTATCCCATTTTTCCTTGCTGCGGCGGCTATTTTTCAGGTTGTTGCGGGCACTGCGCTTATCGTTAACCGTTATACAGGTATTGTATCTGTATTTTTGGCACTCTTGGTTTTGGCTATTAACGTGAATTTACATGATTTCTGGAATTTAGATGGACTTGAAGGGGCGCATGAAATGCAAAACTTTATTAAGAATATGGGGATATTTGCAGGCTTATTGATTTTAGCTGGGCATAATTTGCCAAAGTCAGCCGAAAAGTAG
- a CDS encoding endonuclease/exonuclease/phosphatase family protein, with the protein MLSDTIKIATFNLFNYLEPPFAFYDFERIYTAEQWQKKQNWIAEYLIEYKPDVIGFQEVFSPESLKILVAAHGYGYFEVVDEAEVIDDFICRSPVVAIASRYPITHIEAVVPDKELAVSMGLKDDFTFSRQPLRATIELPHIGECDCYVVHFKSKRPMIEHENNDNDESRTQTIIQTLKAEVTGSWGSSIQRGSEAALLLMSIIERREKTGLPMMLMGDFNDSLSDGVLAHLLTGSLRFISESESDVILAKYRLKDTWDLYQATDNCAEMAHRTPTHYYGMKKSVLDYILLSCEFDAQYHSSLFEVSEHDTYDRHLINPSFERDSQSTDHGIVCITLALRA; encoded by the coding sequence ATTCTGTCTGATACGATTAAAATCGCGACATTCAATCTTTTCAATTATCTTGAACCTCCTTTCGCCTTTTATGATTTCGAGCGTATTTATACTGCTGAGCAATGGCAAAAGAAACAGAATTGGATTGCAGAATACCTTATAGAATACAAGCCTGATGTTATTGGTTTTCAAGAAGTATTTAGCCCTGAATCGCTTAAAATCTTAGTCGCTGCACACGGTTATGGCTATTTTGAGGTGGTTGATGAAGCAGAAGTCATTGATGATTTTATTTGCCGTAGCCCAGTTGTGGCAATTGCATCGCGCTACCCAATCACTCACATAGAAGCCGTTGTACCCGATAAAGAGCTGGCGGTTTCTATGGGGTTGAAAGATGATTTTACGTTCAGTCGCCAGCCTCTTCGCGCCACTATTGAACTCCCTCATATTGGCGAATGCGATTGCTATGTCGTGCACTTCAAGTCAAAACGTCCGATGATAGAGCATGAAAACAATGATAATGATGAATCACGTACACAAACAATTATTCAAACATTAAAAGCAGAAGTAACGGGTAGTTGGGGATCGTCGATTCAACGCGGTTCGGAAGCTGCACTGTTATTAATGAGTATAATTGAACGTCGCGAGAAAACGGGGCTGCCAATGATGCTTATGGGTGATTTCAACGATTCATTATCAGATGGCGTATTAGCTCACCTCTTAACAGGCTCACTACGCTTCATTTCAGAATCTGAAAGCGATGTGATTTTAGCAAAATACCGATTAAAGGATACATGGGATCTTTACCAAGCCACAGATAACTGCGCTGAAATGGCTCATCGTACACCAACCCATTATTACGGGATGAAAAAATCGGTATTAGATTATATTTTATTATCTTGTGAATTCGATGCTCAGTACCATTCTAGTCTCTTCGAAGTCAGTGAGCATGACACCTACGACAGACACTTGATCAATCCCTCTTTTGAGCGTGATAGTCAAAGTACCGATCATGGCATAGTGTGTATCACACTCGCCTTGCGTGCCTAA
- a CDS encoding DEAD/DEAH box helicase — MSFASLGLSAPILEAVTKQGYETPSPIQAQAIPAVIEGKDVMAAAQTGTGKTAAFTLPVLERLSNGPRVKPNQVRALVLTPTRELAAQVAESVALYAKNLPLSSAVVFGGVKINPQMMRLRQGADVLVATPGRLLDLYNQRAVRFDQIEVLVLDEADRMLDMGFIRDIRKLLAAMPKQRQNLLFSATFSDEIRQLAKGLVNNPVEISVTPRNATAPTVKQWICPVDKSRKANLLTKLLKENNWGQVLVFTKTKHGANRLTTHLEGRGIKAAAIHGNKSQGARTKALANFKSNEIQVLVATDIAARGLDIEQLPQVVNFELPHVAEDYVHRIGRTGRAGCEGQAISLVCADEYKDLAAIERLIKQVLPREQVSGFEAVNKLPESRLDTRAIKPSKPKKPKTDHRDGQRSGENAKGHKPQGKNKRHVGGKSQNEGTGKPSNRSGAGTGAPKAKPAKRRTPRPASVTR; from the coding sequence ATGAGCTTTGCCTCCCTGGGCCTATCTGCGCCAATCCTTGAAGCCGTAACTAAACAAGGCTACGAAACACCTTCGCCAATTCAGGCTCAAGCAATTCCAGCTGTAATCGAAGGTAAGGATGTAATGGCAGCGGCCCAAACAGGCACGGGTAAGACAGCAGCTTTCACACTTCCTGTTTTAGAGCGTTTATCTAATGGTCCACGTGTTAAGCCTAATCAAGTGCGTGCGCTTGTTCTTACTCCTACACGTGAATTGGCGGCTCAGGTTGCAGAAAGTGTTGCGTTATACGCTAAAAATCTTCCATTGAGCTCGGCTGTAGTATTTGGTGGCGTTAAAATTAACCCACAAATGATGCGATTGCGTCAAGGTGCTGATGTATTAGTTGCAACACCGGGTCGATTGCTTGACCTTTATAACCAGAGAGCTGTGCGTTTTGACCAGATAGAAGTACTGGTTCTGGATGAAGCTGACCGCATGTTAGACATGGGCTTTATTCGTGATATCCGTAAATTATTGGCAGCAATGCCAAAGCAACGCCAGAACTTACTTTTTTCTGCAACGTTCTCTGATGAAATTCGTCAGCTTGCAAAAGGTTTGGTTAATAACCCGGTAGAAATTTCTGTTACGCCACGTAATGCGACGGCTCCAACAGTTAAACAGTGGATTTGTCCTGTAGATAAAAGCCGAAAAGCGAACTTATTAACCAAGTTATTGAAAGAAAATAACTGGGGTCAGGTACTGGTATTCACAAAGACAAAACACGGTGCGAACCGTTTGACTACGCACCTTGAAGGTCGTGGTATTAAAGCTGCTGCGATTCATGGTAACAAGAGTCAAGGTGCACGTACTAAGGCATTGGCAAACTTCAAGAGTAATGAAATTCAAGTGCTTGTTGCAACAGATATTGCTGCACGTGGTCTTGATATTGAGCAATTACCACAAGTGGTTAACTTTGAATTACCGCACGTTGCTGAAGATTACGTTCACCGTATTGGCCGAACTGGCCGTGCTGGTTGTGAAGGGCAGGCAATTTCATTAGTGTGTGCTGATGAATACAAAGATCTTGCTGCTATCGAACGTTTGATTAAGCAAGTATTACCACGTGAACAGGTTAGTGGTTTTGAAGCAGTGAATAAGCTGCCTGAGTCTCGCTTAGATACGCGTGCAATTAAGCCGAGTAAACCGAAGAAACCAAAGACAGATCACCGCGACGGACAACGTTCTGGTGAGAATGCTAAAGGCCATAAACCACAAGGTAAAAATAAGCGCCATGTTGGTGGTAAAAGCCAAAACGAAGGTACGGGTAAACCGTCAAATCGTTCAGGTGCTGGTACTGGCGCACCTAAAGCAAAACCTGCAAAGCGTCGTACCCCTCGTCCTGCGAGTGTTACACGATAA